CTCACGGTCACCGGCAGCGTCGACGCGGTCGCCCACGAGAAGCGGACCCTCACCCTCGCCCCCGGCACCCATCACGTCTCCGGCGGCACCACCCTCGCCTTCGCCCCGGGAGCGGCACTGCCGGAGCGGGTCGCCAGCGGGTCGGATCCTCTCGGCTGGTCCCAGCCGCTGGCCGGCGGCCGCGACGGACACCAGCTGTACGCCACGTACGGACTGATCCTCGCGACCTTCCTCGGCACCATGGGCCTGCCGCACGTCGCCGTCCGCTTCTACACCAGCCCGAACGGCCGGGCCGCCCGCCGCACCACCCTCGTCGTGCTCGGACTCGTCGGCGCCTTCTACCTGTTGCCGCCGCTGTACGGCGCCCTCGGCCGGGTCTACGCCCCCGAGCTGGCCCTCACCGGTTCCGCCGACGCGGCCGTGCTCGTGCTGCCCGACCGCATCCTGGGCGGACTGCTCGGCGACCTCCTGGGCGCGCTCCTCGCGGGCGGCGCCTTCGCCGCCTTCCTCTCCACCGCCTCGGGGCTCACCATGTCCGTCGCCGGCGTCCTCACCCAGGACGTCCTGCCGTCCCGGGGCGTACGGCACTTCCGCCTCGCGACCCTGCTCGCCACCGCCGTACCGCTGGCCGTGGGGGTGTTCGCCTCGAAGGTGCCGGTGGCCGACGCCGTCGGCCTCGCGTTCGCCGTCTCCGCCTCCTCCTTCTGCCCGCTGCTCGTCCTCGGCATCTGGTGGCGGCGCCTCACCCCGCCGGGTGCGACGGCCGGGCTGCTGCTCGGCGGCGGCTCCGCGCTCGCGGCCGTGATGGCGACCCGGGCGGGGCTCGCCCCCGAGGGCTGGCCGCACACCCTGATGGCCTGGCCGGCGGTCTGGTCGGTGCCGCTCGGCTTCCTGACCATGATCCTGGTCTCGCTGGCCACCCCCCGCCGGGTCCCGCCCGGCACCCCGGCGCTGCTCGCCCGGCTCCATCTCCCGGAGGAGATCACCGGCCCCGTCACCGGCCCCGCGCACGCTCCCGTCCCGGAGGTCGGCCGATGAGCGGCATCGCCCTCGCCGCCGCGGCCGCCGCCGGCGCCGTGCTGCTCGCCGCGGGCTTCGTCCTCGGCCGGTTCGCCGCCCGGCGCGGCGGCCGCGCCGCCGATCCCGATCTCGGCACGCCCGTCGAACGGGCCACCTTCCACACCCTGCACACCGCCTCCCTCGCCGCTCCGCCGCTCCGCGCCGGACTCACCGAGGACACCGCGCGCAGGGCGGCCGGCACCCTCCGCTCGCTGCTCGGCACCGAGGCGCTCTGTCTCACCGACCGGGGCGCGGTCCTCGCCTGGGACGGACCGGGTGAGGACCATCACCGGGCGCACGTACCGGAGCAGGCCGCCGAGACCCTGGAGACCGGCCGCAGCCGGTCCGCGCACACGGACTGCGCCGACCCGGCCTGCCCGCTGCGCTGGGCGGTGATCGCCCCGCTCACCGGGGAGGACGGGGTCCTCGGCGCGCTCGTCGCCTACGGCTCGCGGGAGTCTGCCGTCCTGGTGCGGGCCGCGACCGAGGTGGCCCGCTGGGCCTCCGTCCAGCTGGAGCTCGCCGAGCTCGACCGTTCGCGCACCCGCATCGTGGAGGCCGAGATCCGTGCGCTGCGTGCGCAGATCTCCCCGCACTTCATCTTCAACTCCCTCGCCGCCATCGCCTCGTTCGTCCGCACCGACCCGGAGCAGGCCCGCGAGCTCCTCCTCGAGTTCGCGGACTTCACCCGCTACTCCTTCCGCAGGCACGGCGAGTTCGCCCAGCTCGCCGACGAACTGCGTTCCATCGAGCAGTACTTGGCCCTCGCGGGGGCCCGCTTCGGGGACCGGCTGAAGGTGACGCTGCAGATCGCCCCCGAAGTGCTGCCGGTCACCCTGCCCTTCCTGTGCCTCCAGCCCCTCGTGGAGAACGCCGTCAAGCACGGCCTGGAGGACCGGGAGCGAGGCTGCCGGGTCACGATCGCCGCCCGTGACGCGGGCGCCGAGGCGGTGGTGACCGTCGAGGACGACGGCATCGGCATGGACCCGGAGCTGCTGCGCGCCGTCCTGCGCGGAGAGCACCCCGCCGGGTCCGGCATCGGCCTCTCCAACGTGGACGAACGGCTGCGCCAGGTGTACGGCGGGGAGTACGGCCTCGTCATCGAGACGGGGGTCGGCGCGGGGATGAAGGTGACGGTGCGCATCCCCAAGTACCACCAGGGCGTGCACCGTTCGTCACCCTGACCGGGTACGGGCGGCGGGGCGCTTCAGCGCAGGTGCAGCGAGAGGTGGGCGAGCGGCAGGCCGAGCTTCCAGGCGGGCAGCCAGATCTGCTCCTCCTCGTCGACGGTGCGGCCCGACTCGCCGTCCGTCCGGCCGTCGAGGTCGGCGGCGCGCACCCAGGTGTCGCGCAGGGCGCGCCACGCGGTCTCCGCGAGCGCCAGGTCGGGTCCGTCGTCGCCGGTCGCGCGGCGCGCCGCGAGCCGCTCCCCGACCCAGGGCGGCCAGGGCCGGTCGTACGCCGTGTGCCGCAGCCATTCGTCGACGCGGCACAGCGGTCCGCCCACCGGTCCGTCCGGCTCCTCCGAGAGGTGGACGGTGAGGGCGAGCGCCTGGAGGCCCGCCCGGTACTCCAGTGAGCCGGGTGCCACGAGGGCGGCGGCCCGCAGGACCTCGTCGGCCAGGTACTCGGCGCACAGCCAGGCCATCGGGACGGCGAGTTCGCCGCCACTCGTGCCGCCGGCGCCGTTCGTGCTCTCGGGGCGCAACGCTCCCACCTTCTCCCGGACATCGGGGACCCGGACGTGTGGGACCCGGGGAGAGCTTCCTCCGTGGAGGGCGCCCGCGTGTCCCGCTTTGCTCAACTCGCCCGTGTGGTTTCGGATACGTTTCCCGGCCGGATCGGTGCCGGTGGGATTACTGATGTTCCGGGAGGCGTACGGGGCGGGGGAGGCGTCTTGAGCGGCGGCGGGAGGTGCGGCGTCGGCCGGACCGGTTCCCGTCCGGCCGTCGGCGCGGCGGCCGGACGGGAGGGGCGGTTCAGCCGAGGAGCGCGTAGACCGCGGTCGCGTGGGCCGCGATCTCCTCCGTGCCCTCGGCCGTCATGGTGATGTCGGCGAAGGCCATCCGCTTCCCCGCCTTGGTGAGTCCGGCCCGCACCAGGACGTCGGCGCCCACGACCGCCCGCTGGAAGCTGATCGACTGCTGGACGGTGGTCATGGGAACGAAGCCGCCCCGGGCCGCGGCGACCGCGATCACGGTCGCCGTGTCGGCGGCGGCCATCAGGGCCTGCCCGGACAGGCCCCCGCCCTCCCGGGCCAGCCGCTCCGACCACGGGAGCCGGAGCACGGCCCCCTGGCCGTCGACGGATTCGACGGTGAGACCGAGATCGAGCACCCAGGGTGCGAAGTTGTCGGCGAGGATCTTTTCGGCGGCGGCGAGTGTCAGCGTCACGGCGTCATTGTGGGGCCGTGACGCGGGGCCGGGCAACGGCCGCGCGGTGCGGCCGGTAGCCGGGCAGCGACCGGCCCAGCTGCCGCAGCGCGTAGTGGGAGCGGGACTTGACGGTGCCGGCCGGGATGCCCAGGTCGACGGCGGCCTCGTTGACGGTCAGGCCGTGGAAGTAGATCCGGACCAGGACGGCGCGGTGCTCGGGGCTCAGTTCGCGGACGGCCGCCCGTACGTCGAGCGCGGCCTCGGCCGAGGCGGTGGCGTCGTCGGGGTCGGGGGTCACGGCGAGGACGCCGTCCCCGATCTCGGCGGGCCGGGCGAGGCGTGAGCGGCGGGCGTCGATGGCGAGGCGACGGGCCACGGTGAAGAGCCAGGGGCGCATCGACGCGTAGGGGCCGTCGAAGGCCTCGGGGTGGAGCCAGGCCCGTACCAGGGTCTCCTGCGCGAGGTCCTCGGCCCGCTGGCGGTCCCCGTAGGTGAGGCCGAGCAGGAAGGAGAGGAGCGCGGGGCCGTGGTCCCGCTGCAGCTCCTCGAGGGTCCGTTCGTCGGTGGTCGCCGTTGGCATGCTCCCCGCCTCTCTGCGGCTCGTCGTCCGGGGCGTATCGGAACCCATTCGGACGGCGAGGGACAGGGAACGGACATCGGTCTGCGACGAACGGTCGCACCAAGCGGCGAATGGTACGGCGAGCGGTCACGAGACGGTCGTCCGAAGAGCCTGCGTCCGTTTCAGCGGGGTTCCTGAGGCTCTGCGGCCTTGACCCTTGACTGCGGCTTTCGCTCGGGATCAATTCGTATGAACAGATGTTCATCCCAGGAATCGGGCGGAGTGCCGTACATGACCTCACGCACCAGGCCGGCGGGCGTGGCGCTCGCCGCCTTCCTGTTCGCGGCGACGACCGGCTGCACCGAGGGGAACGGACCGCCCGGCGGAGCCCCCAGCCCCGAGGCCACGAGCGGGCGGCCCGGATCCGCGCCGCCCGCCGAGCCCTCCGCCGCGCCCGGTGGTGCGTCCGCGCCCGCCGGGTTCACCCTCGTCGCCTCCGGAGACGTCCTCCCGCACGATTCGATCATCCGCCGCGCGGCCGAGGACTCGGGCGGAAGCGGCTACGACTTCACGCCGATGTTCTCCGGGGTGAAGGCCGTCGTCTCCCGGGCCGACCTGGCCATCTGCCACATGGAGACCGTGTACGGGCCGGACGGCGGCCCCTACATCGGCTACCCCGCCTTCACGTCGCCGCCCGAGATCGCCGCGGCGCTCAAGGCCACCGGCTACGACTCCTGCTCCACCGCCTCCAACCACACCCTGGACGACGGGGCGGCGGGCCTCGGCCGCACCCTCGACGCCCTGGACCGGGCCGGTGTCCGCCATGCCGGATCGGCGCGCACGGCCGAGGAGGCCGCGACGCCCACCCTGCTCACGGCGGGCGGTGCCACCGTGGCCCAACTGGCCTACACCTACGACACCAACGGCTACCCGATGCCCGAGGGGCAGCCGTGGGCCGTCCAGAAGCTCGACGAGCGGAAGGTGATCGCCGACGCCCGCGCAGCCCGCGCGGCCGGGGCCGACGTGGTCGTGGTCAGCGTCCACTGGGGCAGCGAGTGGCAGACCGAACCCGACGAGCGACAGCTCACGCTCGGCCGCGCGCTCACCGCCTCGCGGAGCGGCGGCCGTCCCGACATCGACCTGATCCTCGGCACGCACGCCCATGTCCCGCAGGCGTACGAGAAGGTCAACGGCACCTGGGTCGTCTACGGGATGGGCGACCAGATCGCCGGGGACATGATCAATCACGAGGGGGCCCACGACCCTCGCGGCAACCAGGGCAGCATCGGCCGCTTCACCTTCGGCCCGCCCAGGAGCCCCGGCGGGCGCTGGGAGGTCGTCAAGGCCGAGTTCGTCCCCCAGTGGTTCGACACGGGGCGCGGCCGGGTGGTCAACCTCGGCGCCGACGACGGCTCCGACCCGCGCCACATCGAGATCCGGGACGCCATCCGGCGGGTGGTGCTCAGCCGCGGCGCGGCCGAGGACGGTCTGGTGATGGGCGAGTAGCCGGACCACCGGCCGCACGGGCCGGTCGCGGCGCCGGGGCAGGGCACCCGGTCGCGGCGCCCGGGTGCGGGGCGGCCCGCCCGGTCATCGTGGTGGCCGCGGCCCGGTCACGGGACGACGGTGACCGGCCAGCGGCCCGCCTTCACGAGCCGGACGGCCACCGAGCCCACGAACCGGTGCCCGGCCGACTCCGAGGCGCCCACCACCACGGCGTCCGCGGTCAGCTCCTCGGCCGCTTGGACCAGGCCCGCGTAGGCGTCGCCCCGGAAGGTGTGGAACTCCCACCGCATCCGCCAGAGGTCCTTCACCCGCTCCGCCGACGTACGGATCTCGGTGACCAGGTCCTGGGCGATCTCCTCGGTGGTGCCCGCCGTCGGCGCGCCCATCGCGGCCCCCGCGGTGATCACCGGCTGCACGTAGACGAGTGCGAGCAGGGCGTTCTGCCGCCGCGCGAGCCCGGCCGCGTACGCCGCGGCGCGCAGCGAGGAGTCGGATCCGTCGATTCCCGCCATGATCACTTTCGGGCCGTCGGTTCCGCGTTCGAACCGACCGGGCTGCTGTTCGTTCACCTTTCGAGGTTATCGGCTCATCGGGTGCTTTCGGCGGGGCGGCCGGTGTCGATGAGCCGCGCGAGCTCTCATCCATAGGGACCATTGGTCATGAAAAAGGATCAGATGCCTCCCGGGCGCCGCGCGCTGCTGCGGCTCGTCGCCGCCCTCGGGGCCACCGCCACCGTCGGAGTCATCGCGGCGGACCGGCTCGCGGCGCCCGAACCGGCCGACGGGACCGCCGCGCCCCCGGCCCCGCCCCGCCGGGGAACGGGCCCCGCCGCCGGCCCGCAGGCGCAGGCCGCCCGGCTGAGCCCCACCTCGTACCGCCTCCAGCCGATGACCGCGTACGCACCCCCGGCGTTCCGCCGCGCCGTGCCGCCGGTCAGGCAGCGGCCCTTCCTCAGCATGTCCGGGGTCGGCCGCTCGATGGTGCTCACCTTCGACGACGGCCCGGACCCCCGCTACACCCCGGGGATCCTGGAGACCCTGCGCCGCCACGACTGCCGGGCCATGTTCTTCGTCTGCGGCGAGATGGCCGTCGAGAACCCGGACCTGCTGCGCGAGATGGCCGAGGACGGGCACGTCGTCGGCAACCACTCCTGGTCGCACCCGCTCATCCCGAAGCTGCGGCCCTCCCGCATCCGGGACGAGCTCGGCTCCACGAGCGAGGTGATCGAACGGACCCTGGGGACGGCCCCGCTCTGGTACCGCGCGCCCTACGGCGCCTGGAACCGGCACTCCTTCGAGATCGGGGCCGAGCTCGGCATGGAGCCGCTCGCCTGGACCGTCGACACCCTGGACTGGAAGGAACCCGCGGCCGCCGGCGCCATCGTCCGCCGGGTCCTCGACGGCGCCGCCCCCGGCGCCGTCGTGCTCTCCCACGACGCCGGGGGCGACCGGGCCCAGAGTGTGACCGCGCTCCGCCGCTATCTGCCCGAACTCCTCGACGCGGGCTACCACATCACCGTCCCCCGGCGCTGACCGCACGGGTACGGACCGCACGGCCGAGGTACGGCCTCCGGTACGTCCCGCGGTACGGGTCTCCGGTACGGGTCTCCGGTACGGCGAAGGGCCCCGGCGCCACCAGGTGCCGGGGCCCTTCGCCGTGCCCCGCTAGCGCGAGCCGACCATCCGCGCGTACACGACGACGTTCCCGTCGTAGCCGCGCGCGCGCGTGTAGCCGCCGCCGCAGGTGATGACCCGCAGCTCGGGCTCACCCGTGTCGGCGTACACCTGCACGCCGGGGAAGTTGTCCTTCGCGTACACCTCGAGCCCGTAGATCTCGAACACCGCGATCCGGCCGTCGTACCGCTCGACCTCGATGTGCTGGCCCTTCTCCAGGGAGCCCAGGCCGTAGAAGACCGCGGGGCCCTGTGCGTTGTCGACATGGCCGACGACCACCGCGGTGCCGCGCTGGCCGGGGGAGATGCCGTTCTGGTACCAGCCGGCGAGGTTGGTGTCCTGCGGCGGAGGGGCCGCCACCCAGCCGTCGGGGTCCAGCCCCACGTCCATGATCGGGGCCGCCACCTGGATCGCCGGGATCTTGATGCGGGAGGCGGGGGCGAAGGGCAGCGGCTCCAGCCCCTCGACGGAGCCGTCCGGCGGCGTGACGGGGCGCGCCACGGGACGGGCCGCCGCGGCGGGCTGCGGAGGCCCCAGCGCGACGTCCACTCCGTTGCGCATCATCGCGATCCCGGACAGCATGGCCAGGGCCAGGACGCCCCAGGGTTGGCGTCTCCTGCGCTGGAAGACGCGGAAGTCCTTCGGGGGCATGGTTCTCCCTTCGTGGCGTCGTCAGAACGGTAAAGGCGACCTGACGGACCGTCGCGCCGGACGGCGCGAACGGGTGGGGGCCACGTCCGGACGGGTGGCGAGCCGGGGGTACGGGGTGCGCCGGCGTCCCTCCTGACGCGCGCGTGCCCGGGCCGGCGCGGACCGCTCTCGGGACGCCGGGCGGCCGACAGGTGGGTGACAACGGGCTGACCCATCCGAGTAATCGTCAGATAAGCAGCCCACTCGCCTCTGACCTGCGGATCTTCCTCCTGCGAGGACCCGATTCCCGGCGTGTCGTCTCACCGGGGTGGACCAGTGCCGAAATGCGCTGCCCGCTCCGACTTGTGATGGTTCGTCATGGAAGGCGTACTCGTCGACACTCCCGGAGCACCGCTTTGGGGCGTCTTCCACTGGAGGTTCAACCATGCGTGCTGCACGCACTCTGGCGGTGACCGCCACCGCGATCGCGGCGGTCGGCCTCGCGGCCCCCCTTGCCGCCGCCACCTACGGTCCGGGCAATGTCGTCAGCGGTGGCTCGAACAACAGTCCGAGCAACGTCACCGTCAGCCCCTTCGAGGTCCACCCCGGGTCGACGCTCACCATCACCGCCAGGGGCTGCAACCGTGGCGGCACGGTCACGTCCAACGCCTTCCCGGACGCCACCCTCTCCGGCGGCAACGGCGTCTCCACGGCCGTCGCCCGCGTCTACAACAACGCCACTCCCGGCAACTACAACCTGGCCGTCCGGTGCAACGGCGGCTCCAACGTGGTCACGGAGCCGTTCCGGGTCCTCCCGGGCCGCGGCGCCCAGGGCGGCCTCGGCGGCTCGCTGGCTCCCAGCTCCACGGAGATGGCCGTCGGCGGCAGCCTGGTCGCCGCCGCCGCACTCGGCGGCGGGCTCTTCATCGCCCGTCGTCGCCGTGTGACCGGCGCGGGGATCTGACCGGTCGAACCTCCCGGTCGACCCGCTCTGCCCGTCGCCCCCGAGTCCCCTTCCGGGACCCGGGGGCGACGGGCGTCCGCGGACGAGCGGGCACCGACGCCGGACCGGCCGCGACGGCCGCTCAGTGGCGACGGGCGGAGCCGGAACGGCGACGCACCACGTACACGCCACCGACGGTCGCGGCGAGCACGAGCGCTCCTCCGGCGGCCAGTTCGAGCGGCTCGATGCCGCCGCTCGAACCGCCGAGACCGCCCTGCACACCCCGCGGGGGAGTGAGGATGGTGGAGCTGATGGTCGGGGTGGCGGTGGGCGTACCGCTGATCGTCAGGGTCGTGGTGTCCGAGATTCCGCCGGTGCAGTTGAACGACACCGTGTACACGGCACCGCGCCGGGCGTCCGCGTCCACGGTGGCGATGGCCGCCGATCCCGGTGCGATGGTGACGGTGTCGAAGATGCCGGCCGAGGCCGTCGCCGTACTGGCGCAGCCGGGGGCACTCAGCGTCACCCGGCCGCCCGGGGCGACGACCGAGGGCGACACGACGAAATCGCCCGGTGCCTTGGCCCGTGCCGCTCGCGCGTTCGGTGCGGGAGCACCGTCCGCCGCGACGGCGGTGGGGGCGGCCAGGGCGAGGGCGGCCGCCCCCAGCAGGGCAGTGGACGCGGCACGTATCGCGCGCATGGTGAATCCTCCGGGTCCCGAGGGGCAGCCGCGGAAAGGGGGTTTCCGCGAAAGACCGTGCGTGCACCTCGATGTCCGAAACGCTAGAAGCGCACTACCACAGCCGCGATCCCAGACGTGCGAATGGGGCACGCATGTCCCCCGAGTGGCTCATCCGTCCGTGTCGCCTCACGGTGTGAGCTGCGGGAACAGATCGGTGAACGGCGCGGCGGTGGCCGAGATGCCCCGGCCGAACGGGGCGTCGAAGTCCCAGATGAGGAACAGCAGGAAGGCGATCAGCACGCTGAACAGTCCGGCGAGCAGCAGTTCGCGCCCGGTTCTGCGGATCTGCAGGGTGAAGATCAGGCCCACCGTCACCAGCGCGCCGATGATCAGACCGAACCACACCACTCCCGGCATGGTCTCCCCGGCGTTCTGCCCCCGGGCCCCCCGGGCGTCGTCGGCCGCCGCCACCTGGTCGACCAGCGGCTGGTACGCCTGCCCCTCGAAGTCGTCGGCGGGCTGGTAGTCGGTGACGCTGCGCCGCACCTTCTCCAGGAGCGCCGTGCCCTCCTCGCTCAGCTCGCCGTGCTCCGCCATGTACGTCCACTCGTCGTCGACCACGTAACCGACGTACGCGTCGACGTCGGCGCGGATGCGCTCGCGGACGGCCTGCGGGTAGACCTCGACGCGGGCCGAGATCTCGTGCATCGCCTGGGCCTCCTGGCGCACGGTCTCCTGGGCCGCGCCCCGGGCCTCCCAGACGCCGGCGATGGCGAGGCCGAGGACGATCGCGTAGATCACGCCGATCATCATCGTCATGTACTCGATGACGTCGGGGGTCTCGCTCGGGTCGTCGTCCTCGGGGATCCGGCGGTTGTTGATGACGACGATCGTGAGCACGACGGCGCACGCGGCGGCCATCGCAAGGGTGAGAACAAGCCATTCAGACATGGGTTCCTCGTGTGGGATGCAGAGGGACGAAGAGGCCGACGGGGCGCCGGGTCACTTGGACCGGGGGCGCAGGATCGCCGTCGCGAGCACCGCGGGCGCGGTGATCATGAGAGTGGCGGTGACGACGGAGGTGCCGCTCTTCGGCTTGGCGTGCGTGGCGCGGCGGTAGTGGGGCAGCGCCACGGGACCGGGCGCCGGGGGCCGCGGCCGCACGGTGGGCGGCGGCGTCGGGCTCGGGCTCGGGCTCGGGGGCGGGGGAGGCGGTGGTGGCGCGGGTGCGGGCTCCGGTGGCCTCGTGGTCGGAGGCGCGGGCGGAGGCGGCTCCGGGCGAGGTGCGGGCCTGGTGGCCGGCGGCTTGGGCGCGGGCCGGGGCGGGGGAGGGGCGGGCGGCGGAGGCGGCTCCGGCGTGGGGGACGGCGAGGGCGTCGGTGACGGGGAGGGAGACGGCGGTTCGGGCGTCGGCGTCGGCGTAGGGGTGGGCGTGGGCGTCGGCTCGGGCGTGGGGGACGGACACGGCGGGGGCGGCTCGGTGGGGCAGGGCTTCGGGTGATGGTGATGGCCGTGCCCCTTGCCCTTTCCCTTGCCGTGGTCCTTCCCGTGGCCCTTGCCCTTCCCTGAGCCGCCGTCGCCGTCGCCGTCGCCGTGACCGTGGTTGTGGCCGTCGCCTGCGACGGCCACAGCGACGTGGGAACCGCCCGGGCCGGTCGAGGCGTAGGCGCAGGCGTCCGCGGCGGCGGGCACCGGGGTGGCGAGCAGCCACACCAGTCCGAGGGCCGCCAGCGGCCGCGCGAGGAGTGATCCGTACAGAGACACGCCGTCGAGCTTGATCACAGGCGAGGCGTGCCGGGGCGGAAACGAGCGGGATTCGCCGGATGGAGCGGATCTCCGGACGTACCGGTTTGACGTTTCGCCCCGCCCGAAGCCGGCCGCGGCGGTTCGGCGGAGATCAATGCCGGTGTATCGCCGGGCAGATGGTTTCCGGAAGGCGGCGGACCGGGCCCGTTCCGGCCTCGGATCGATAACTGTCCGGTTGTCGCCCTGTCGGAGGGGAAGAAGAAGGAGGCATCCTGCACCGGCGACCAGGCCCCTCCGGCGGCAACAGCCGAGGTACGGGCGGGACCTGGGCGTCCGTCGCGGGGAGCCGCACTCGGCCGAAGAGCCGACGCACACTCATATGCACGTGAATTTGCACAGCCTGAAGGCGTGAACTCTTCGTTCCCGAGAGCACGTGCCAATGGCGTGTGACCAAGAACGGACCGCGAATTTCCGTTTCTACTCGCTCTCTCGGCGGGCGATCAGTAGCCTCACCTCGAACACCGGCCGCGAACACATGGCCGCATCCCCCATGGCGACTTGTTGGAGACATTGATGGAGCGTCCCGCCTGGGCTCCGCCTGGTATCGACATCTCGGTGCCGAGCGTGTCCCGTATGTACGACTTCTATCTGGGCGGCTCGCACAATTTCGAAGTGGACCGGGAAGCGGCGCGCAAGGCCATGGAGTTCATGCCTGGTCTGCCCAAGATCATGCAGGCGAACCGTGCCTTCATGCGGCGCGCCGTCCGCCACGCCGTTGACAACGACGTCACCCAGTTCCTGGACATCGGCTCCGGCATACCCACCTTCGGCAATGTGCACGAGGTCGCCCGGACCGCCGACCCCGCCGCCCGCGTCGTCTACGTCGACCACGACCCGGTCGCCGTGGCCCACAGCCGCGCCGTCCTGGACGGCGACGAGGGCGCCGCGGTGGTCGCGGCGGACCTGCGCAAGCCGGCCGACATCCTCTACAGTCCCGAGGTGTCCCGACTCCTCGACCTGGAGCGGCCGGTGGCGCTGCTCCTCGTCGCCGTCCTGCACTTCCTGGAGGACGAGGACCGGCCCTACGAAGCCGTCACCGAACTGCTCGACGCCCTCGCGCCCGGCAGCCTCCTGGTGCTCACCCACGCCTCGTACGAGGGCATCCCGCTCTCCGAGGAGCAGGCCGGCGGCACCGTCGGGGTCTACCGGAACATCCGCAACCCGCTGGTGATGCGGTCCGGCGCCGAGATCACCCGCTTCTTCGAGGGCACCGAACTGATCGAGCCCGGCCTCGTCCCGATGCCCGCGTGGCGTCCGGAGAGCCCGGTCGAGGAGGAGGATCCGTACGCCTTCTCCGGTTTCGCAGGGGTGGGGCGCAAGGCGTGAAGGTCCCGTCTCAGCCGTCCGGCGGCGTAGCCGAAGCCGACGGCCCGGAGGACAGACTCAGGCGGTTCGTCACCATCTGGAGCCGTGCCATCTTCCCGGTGACCGCCACCTCGCTGACCCGTCCCGAGTTCGAGGGGCATCTGCTGCCGCTGGCCCGCACCCTGTACGACGCGCTGCACGCCCGGCCGTTCGACACGGCCCCGGCCCAGCGCGCCGGCGCGGAGCTCGTCGCCGCCCACTGCACCGACCCGGACGCCCTCGGCCGCAGCCTCGGCGTCGTGGACTCGTACCTGGTGCTCTACTGCGGTACGGAGTCGGAGCTGCCGGCCGAGGAGCTCAGGGCCCGCTGCGCCCGGCTCCAGCACGCCATGGCCACCGGCTACGCCCAGGCCCTGCGGGAGCGGACCCGGGCCGAGCAGGAGGCCATCGCGCGCTCCGCGCTCTCCGCCCGCAGCGCCGCCGAGATCGCCCTGCACGCCACCGAGAGCCGCTTCCGGGCGGTCTTCGACGGGGCGGCGATCGGCATCGGCATCGCCGACCTCGACGGCAACGTCCTGGAGGTCAACGAGACCCTCACCCGTATGTTCGGCGGAATGGAGGGGCCGCTGCGCAGCCGGAACGTCAGCGAGTGGGTCCACCCGGAGGACGGCCCGCACGTCTGGAAGCTGTACGACGAGCTGGTCCGCGGCGACCGTGAGCACTACCGGGTCGAGAAGCCGTACTACCGCGGCGACGGAACGGTGCTCTG
This sequence is a window from Streptomyces sp. NBC_00691. Protein-coding genes within it:
- a CDS encoding bestrophin-like domain, whose protein sequence is MSEWLVLTLAMAAACAVVLTIVVINNRRIPEDDDPSETPDVIEYMTMMIGVIYAIVLGLAIAGVWEARGAAQETVRQEAQAMHEISARVEVYPQAVRERIRADVDAYVGYVVDDEWTYMAEHGELSEEGTALLEKVRRSVTDYQPADDFEGQAYQPLVDQVAAADDARGARGQNAGETMPGVVWFGLIIGALVTVGLIFTLQIRRTGRELLLAGLFSVLIAFLLFLIWDFDAPFGRGISATAAPFTDLFPQLTP
- a CDS encoding SAM-dependent methyltransferase — protein: MERPAWAPPGIDISVPSVSRMYDFYLGGSHNFEVDREAARKAMEFMPGLPKIMQANRAFMRRAVRHAVDNDVTQFLDIGSGIPTFGNVHEVARTADPAARVVYVDHDPVAVAHSRAVLDGDEGAAVVAADLRKPADILYSPEVSRLLDLERPVALLLVAVLHFLEDEDRPYEAVTELLDALAPGSLLVLTHASYEGIPLSEEQAGGTVGVYRNIRNPLVMRSGAEITRFFEGTELIEPGLVPMPAWRPESPVEEEDPYAFSGFAGVGRKA